The Nitrospira sp. genome window below encodes:
- a CDS encoding ABC transporter permease, with translation MAHYWQEINALTMRWVRRLSREKFSMLFTLVQPMLFWLIFFGNLFQRAADTQVMQAPNYISFLAAGVVVMTVLNNGLAGGVDLLFDKENGFLERLMSTPIHRTSVILSRFIFVMAITSMQVLVILGVSYLFGVYPATGILGVATILFIGMMFGVGLTAISMAMAFSVKSHGDFFSVLGFLSLPMIFLSSALVPLTAMPGWMSFLAQFNPMTWAIDAVRPLILSGWTEALPHVGMVVLVMLVFDALCLYGGAKAFRRAMG, from the coding sequence GTGGCGCACTACTGGCAAGAAATCAATGCGTTGACGATGCGGTGGGTTCGGCGGCTGAGCCGAGAAAAATTCAGCATGCTGTTCACCTTGGTGCAGCCGATGCTGTTCTGGCTCATCTTCTTCGGCAACCTGTTTCAGCGGGCCGCGGACACGCAGGTCATGCAGGCGCCCAACTACATCAGCTTCCTCGCAGCCGGTGTCGTCGTCATGACGGTCCTGAACAACGGTTTGGCCGGGGGCGTCGATCTGCTCTTCGATAAGGAAAACGGGTTCCTTGAGCGCCTGATGTCCACGCCGATACATCGAACTTCCGTCATCCTGAGCCGCTTTATCTTCGTCATGGCAATCACGTCGATGCAGGTCCTTGTAATTCTCGGCGTCTCGTACCTCTTCGGCGTGTATCCAGCGACGGGTATTCTCGGCGTGGCGACGATCTTATTCATCGGGATGATGTTCGGCGTCGGCCTGACGGCCATTTCCATGGCGATGGCATTCTCCGTGAAAAGTCACGGTGATTTCTTCTCCGTGTTGGGATTTCTTTCGCTGCCGATGATTTTTCTCAGCTCCGCATTGGTTCCGTTGACGGCGATGCCGGGCTGGATGAGTTTTCTGGCGCAATTCAACCCGATGACCTGGGCGATTGATGCGGTGCGACCTCTAATTCTGTCCGGCTGGACCGAAGCCTTGCCGCACGTCGGCATGGTGGTCTTGGTCATGCTCGTGTTCGATGCACTGTGCCTGTACGGTGGAGCCAAGGCCTTCCGCCGCGCCATGGGGTGA
- a CDS encoding transglutaminase-like domain-containing protein → MIPENQIRALIRLLSDEDDRIVRTISCRLIDIGPSAVPLLQEAEIEQPEMADRIASVLDEIRGSKLEDELATLTARASETMCLETGAFLIARYAYPTLDVARYREQLDTMANEVRARIGHRASGEEAVNALNRYLFTEQRFKGNTKNYYEVENSYLNCVMDRRVGIPISLSAVYLLIGQRLALPLFGIGMPGHFLVKYESDRYKIFIDCFNGGALLTEKNCARFLTEAGYGFDDKYLQKSPVRAILSRMIKNLLAIYSKAGDGGKTARLTNFIEILGGVPREEGL, encoded by the coding sequence ATGATCCCGGAAAATCAGATTCGCGCGCTGATTCGGCTTCTCTCCGATGAGGACGACCGAATCGTCCGTACCATCAGCTGCAGACTCATCGATATCGGCCCATCGGCTGTCCCCCTGCTCCAAGAAGCTGAAATCGAACAGCCGGAAATGGCAGATCGGATCGCGTCCGTCCTTGATGAAATCAGGGGAAGCAAGTTGGAGGATGAACTTGCGACCCTAACGGCACGCGCGAGCGAGACCATGTGCCTGGAAACCGGAGCCTTTCTGATCGCTCGCTACGCCTATCCGACGCTTGACGTCGCTCGCTATCGTGAACAGCTCGATACGATGGCAAACGAAGTTCGAGCGCGCATCGGCCATCGAGCGTCCGGTGAAGAAGCCGTCAACGCACTCAACCGGTACCTATTTACTGAACAAAGGTTTAAGGGAAACACCAAGAACTACTATGAGGTTGAGAACAGCTACCTCAATTGCGTCATGGATCGGCGGGTCGGGATCCCCATCAGCCTGTCGGCGGTCTACCTGTTGATCGGACAGCGTTTGGCACTCCCGCTGTTCGGTATCGGTATGCCTGGGCATTTCCTGGTGAAGTATGAGTCCGACCGGTACAAGATCTTCATCGACTGCTTCAATGGCGGGGCCTTGCTGACTGAAAAAAACTGCGCTCGCTTTCTGACTGAGGCAGGGTACGGGTTCGACGATAAGTACTTGCAAAAAAGCCCGGTGCGAGCGATTCTGTCCCGCATGATCAAGAACCTCTTGGCCATTTACTCGAAAGCGGGTGACGGAGGGAAAACCGCCCGCCTGACCAACTTCATCGAGATCCTCGGTGGCGTTCCTCGCGAGGAGGGGCTTTAG
- a CDS encoding adenylate/guanylate cyclase domain-containing protein produces MNDPVAAWLQSLGLDRYRELFEQNAITWDVLPELNDGDLASMGIVLGHRKQLLRAIAQLSQSGHVDHASSPAIPTSQEATSSSSSREQAERRQLTVMFCDLVGSTALACRLDPEDLQEFIRRFLDACSQAIGRFNGYIAKYMGDGLLVYFGYPQAQEHDAERAIHAGLAILELARASSRDDPSSRESEIAVRIGIATGHVIVGEIIGQETAKERSVFGETPNLAARLQALAAPNQLIVDSATKRLVGGEFEFANQGTVSLKGFETPVQVWRVLGSKLSASRFESYRAGRLTQFIGREHETALLLGRWREAAEGEGQVVLLCGETGIGKSRIARNLRDRLAEERYRTIQFQCSPYHVNTALYPVINHLRQAAGLTGEDSATTQLQKLDRLALDNGIGDQTTVSLLAELLSIRTDVQHPPLNVSPEKRKQMTLDALVQYVQRSADRCPTLFVVEDAHWIDPTTMDLLTRAIDRIQSMRVLLIITFRPEFKPVWADYSHVTFLTLSRLPRRHSAELLAAMTGGKAFPPEVERAILAKTDGVPLYVEELAQSLFESGLLTEENNSFSLKAPLKDVSIPDSLQGLLMERIDRLGPTKEIVQVGAAIGREFSYELLRGVVDVTESRLQNALQLFVESGLILQENEIPTAKFQFRHMLLQEAAYSTLPKKSRRALHARIAKTVEEKFPERAQLEPELLAYHFEQAGSIHPAITYWHLAARRDAARSANVEALNHFNSALTLLKDLPAGTERDALELDLLIARGAPMVTVKGYASQENERNYLRARELSRENSESDHHFLAVWGLWVFHLVRGPLDQARVLAEELLSLAPHLHNPDLLIRVHESVGSTYFFLGRFDEAKEHLLAAKSLYDPGRHRSHTLPYTQDPGITARIILARTLWILGEVDQVEALLQEAVGMARELEHPFTLAFTLTTVAWTYSTLRDADKTLNLTEEAIALSTKYSFEVPLAWATSFQGWAMVERGNEEGIGRLVDGLAATRAARASLNNTYTLALLADVYLRKQQIEEGLTVIKEAQELAMIQGERCWQAELFRLNGELLLGQSDQSMSEAEQCFTEALRIARDQHATMLELRAAISMARLLKSLNRSDAAKNLLQAVRSRMTQRAADPELIEAETILMELDG; encoded by the coding sequence GTTGGACCCTGAGGATCTTCAAGAGTTCATTCGTCGATTTTTGGACGCCTGTAGCCAAGCAATCGGTCGATTCAACGGCTATATCGCCAAATACATGGGCGATGGACTGTTGGTGTATTTTGGGTACCCGCAGGCCCAAGAGCACGATGCGGAACGAGCGATCCATGCCGGCCTAGCCATCTTGGAATTGGCGAGGGCTTCATCACGTGATGATCCTTCATCTCGGGAATCTGAGATCGCGGTACGAATCGGAATTGCGACAGGTCACGTCATTGTCGGAGAGATCATTGGACAAGAAACAGCCAAGGAACGGTCGGTGTTTGGTGAAACTCCCAATCTGGCCGCCCGCCTTCAGGCATTGGCCGCGCCGAATCAGTTGATCGTTGACTCGGCGACGAAACGCCTTGTGGGGGGTGAGTTCGAATTTGCGAATCAGGGAACGGTTTCTCTCAAGGGGTTCGAAACGCCGGTCCAGGTCTGGCGAGTTCTGGGCAGCAAGCTCTCGGCGAGTCGGTTCGAGTCGTATCGAGCCGGACGCTTAACTCAGTTCATAGGTCGAGAGCACGAAACAGCGCTGCTCTTAGGTCGCTGGCGAGAAGCAGCGGAGGGTGAAGGGCAGGTTGTCCTTCTCTGTGGTGAGACCGGCATCGGGAAGTCTCGAATTGCCCGCAACCTGCGTGATCGACTTGCCGAGGAGCGTTACCGGACGATTCAATTTCAATGTTCGCCCTATCACGTCAATACGGCACTCTATCCGGTCATCAATCATCTGCGACAGGCAGCCGGATTGACCGGTGAGGACAGCGCCACCACGCAACTGCAGAAGCTCGACAGGCTGGCACTCGACAACGGTATCGGCGACCAGACCACGGTGTCATTACTGGCGGAACTGCTCTCAATCCGAACAGATGTCCAGCACCCGCCACTGAATGTGTCGCCTGAAAAGCGGAAGCAAATGACCCTTGACGCGCTCGTGCAATACGTACAAAGGTCGGCGGATCGCTGCCCGACACTCTTCGTCGTCGAAGATGCTCATTGGATTGATCCGACCACGATGGACCTCCTGACAAGGGCTATTGACCGCATCCAGTCGATGCGCGTGCTATTGATCATCACCTTTCGGCCTGAGTTTAAGCCGGTTTGGGCCGATTATAGTCATGTGACGTTTTTGACGCTGAGTCGGCTTCCCCGCCGGCATAGCGCCGAACTTCTCGCAGCGATGACAGGAGGAAAAGCCTTCCCACCGGAAGTCGAGCGCGCGATTCTCGCAAAGACCGACGGAGTGCCTTTGTATGTCGAGGAGCTGGCTCAAAGCCTATTTGAATCCGGACTGCTGACTGAGGAGAACAATTCTTTCAGCTTGAAGGCGCCATTAAAAGATGTGTCCATTCCCGACAGTCTGCAAGGTTTGCTGATGGAACGGATAGACCGATTGGGGCCGACCAAGGAAATTGTCCAAGTCGGGGCAGCGATAGGGCGAGAATTCAGTTATGAACTGCTGCGAGGCGTGGTGGACGTAACGGAAAGTCGGTTGCAAAATGCTCTTCAGCTGTTCGTCGAGTCTGGACTCATTCTCCAAGAGAATGAAATACCGACCGCAAAATTTCAGTTTAGGCACATGCTCCTGCAGGAGGCTGCTTACAGCACCTTGCCCAAGAAGTCGCGTCGAGCTCTCCATGCCCGCATCGCTAAAACAGTGGAAGAAAAGTTTCCCGAGCGCGCGCAGTTGGAGCCGGAACTCCTGGCCTACCACTTTGAACAGGCAGGCTCGATCCATCCGGCTATCACGTATTGGCATCTCGCAGCCCGAAGAGACGCGGCTCGGTCGGCCAATGTCGAAGCGCTGAACCATTTCAATAGCGCATTGACGTTACTGAAGGATTTGCCCGCGGGCACTGAGCGTGATGCATTGGAGTTGGATCTCCTCATCGCGCGCGGAGCTCCTATGGTGACGGTGAAAGGTTATGCCTCGCAGGAGAACGAGCGTAATTATCTCAGGGCAAGGGAACTTTCCCGGGAGAACAGCGAGTCCGATCACCACTTTCTTGCTGTCTGGGGGTTATGGGTCTTCCATCTGGTCCGAGGGCCTCTCGACCAGGCGCGTGTCTTGGCGGAAGAACTCCTCTCGCTGGCGCCTCATCTGCACAACCCGGATCTGTTAATCCGAGTTCACGAGAGTGTTGGCTCGACCTATTTCTTCCTTGGACGGTTCGATGAAGCCAAAGAGCATTTGCTTGCGGCAAAGTCCTTGTATGACCCTGGGAGACACCGGTCACACACTTTACCCTACACTCAGGATCCCGGCATCACCGCGAGAATCATCCTAGCCAGAACGCTATGGATCTTGGGCGAGGTCGATCAGGTCGAAGCACTGTTGCAGGAAGCCGTCGGCATGGCCAGAGAGTTGGAACACCCCTTCACGTTGGCGTTCACGTTGACGACCGTAGCCTGGACCTATTCCACACTTCGAGACGCGGACAAGACATTAAATCTCACTGAAGAAGCCATAGCTCTGTCGACAAAATACTCCTTCGAAGTGCCTTTGGCATGGGCGACATCTTTTCAAGGCTGGGCCATGGTCGAAAGGGGAAACGAGGAGGGGATCGGGAGGTTGGTGGACGGCCTCGCTGCAACGCGAGCAGCCAGAGCGAGCCTCAACAACACCTACACCCTGGCGTTACTGGCAGACGTGTATTTACGGAAGCAGCAGATTGAAGAAGGTTTGACTGTCATTAAGGAAGCCCAGGAACTTGCGATGATCCAGGGAGAGCGGTGCTGGCAAGCGGAACTGTTTCGACTGAACGGCGAGCTGTTGCTCGGGCAATCCGATCAATCGATGTCTGAGGCGGAGCAGTGTTTTACTGAAGCTCTGCGGATTGCGCGGGATCAGCACGCAACGATGCTCGAGCTTCGAGCGGCCATCAGCATGGCGAGACTCTTAAAGAGCCTGAATCGATCGGATGCCGCAAAGAATCTGTTGCAAGCAGTTCGCTCGCGGATGACTCAACGAGCAGCCGATCCTGAGTTGATCGAGGCGGAAACCATCCTGATGGAACTTGATGGATGA
- a CDS encoding lipocalin-like domain-containing protein, whose amino-acid sequence MMHVVLLVLLIVSFLNFDLCGASGANQPPIPFQSATAGYQFNFPRDHGSHPTYRTEWWYYTGHLQSKNGRSFGFELVFFRRAVPPDEIKTLPSKWSINHLYLAHFAVTDITGKRFHFSEKLSREGLGKAGADESRLHVWIDDWRAEASTEPSASHTLVARDETHALALTLQPAKPLVTHGVDGISRKGKDVGQASHYYSFTRLATSGKLTIDGESFDVTGTSWMDREFGSADLGDDQAGWDWFSIQLDDNSELMLYRMRRKDGSSDPASSGTVVSSDARTGQLVVTDFQIESSATWTSSASKATYPSHWRLKVPSLDLVLDVTPLLADQEFRTSRLARFTYWEGAVAVIGTKQGRPMKGQGYVELTGYAERLKM is encoded by the coding sequence ATGATGCACGTCGTCCTGCTAGTGCTACTAATCGTGTCCTTCCTGAACTTCGACCTTTGCGGGGCATCCGGCGCCAACCAACCTCCGATTCCGTTTCAGTCTGCAACCGCCGGGTATCAGTTCAATTTTCCTCGAGACCATGGATCTCACCCGACCTATCGAACCGAGTGGTGGTACTACACGGGCCATCTGCAGTCGAAAAACGGCCGGTCATTCGGATTTGAGTTGGTCTTCTTCCGTCGAGCTGTCCCACCGGATGAAATAAAAACTCTGCCGTCGAAATGGTCGATCAACCACCTGTATCTGGCCCATTTCGCTGTGACCGACATCACCGGGAAGCGATTTCATTTCTCCGAAAAGCTCAGCCGTGAGGGGCTAGGGAAGGCCGGTGCCGACGAGTCGCGGCTCCACGTCTGGATCGATGATTGGCGGGCCGAAGCATCGACGGAACCATCCGCGTCACATACATTGGTGGCCCGCGACGAGACGCATGCCCTCGCCCTCACGCTCCAACCGGCCAAGCCGCTCGTCACTCACGGTGTGGACGGCATCAGTCGAAAGGGGAAAGATGTGGGTCAAGCCTCCCACTACTATTCGTTCACGAGACTTGCGACAAGTGGGAAGCTCACGATCGATGGTGAATCATTCGATGTGACAGGCACCAGCTGGATGGACCGTGAATTCGGGTCCGCTGATCTCGGGGACGATCAAGCCGGATGGGACTGGTTCAGCATTCAGCTGGACGATAATAGCGAGCTCATGCTGTATCGAATGCGACGGAAAGATGGCTCATCTGATCCTGCGTCCAGTGGTACGGTCGTATCGTCAGACGCACGAACAGGTCAGCTTGTGGTGACCGACTTTCAGATTGAGTCGAGTGCCACGTGGACCAGCTCTGCCAGCAAGGCCACGTATCCCAGCCACTGGCGCCTGAAGGTCCCATCGCTTGACCTTGTGCTGGATGTCACTCCGCTGCTTGCGGATCAGGAATTTCGCACGTCGCGCCTCGCACGATTTACCTATTGGGAAGGGGCGGTGGCGGTGATAGGGACCAAACAAGGCCGGCCGATGAAAGGTCAAGGTTATGTTGAGCTGACCGGATATGCCGAGCGTCTCAAGATGTAA
- a CDS encoding ATP-binding cassette domain-containing protein — translation MDRTIAIDVSRLCKTYDSHKAVDDLSFQVYAGEIFGLLGPNGAGKSTTLRTLITLLHPTSGTATVMGYDTVREADQVRTVIGYVPQERAIDRFLTGREHLQLLGALYHLTKEEAAKRIDELLKLVELEAHADRPAKTYSGGMKRKLDIACGLLPDPKILFLDEPTLGLDVQSRLRIWEYVRMLKARGMTVVMTTNYLDEADRLCDRLAIIDGGKIKTLGSPAELKIALGGDIVALTLKEANRIPSLESDLIGRPAIKTVKATTKGLDIRVESPEKALPTILESANRLGCDIEFIQYNRPRLDDVFIAHTGRAITESPPEVESE, via the coding sequence ATGGATCGGACCATCGCCATCGACGTCAGTCGTCTATGCAAAACGTATGACAGCCATAAAGCTGTCGATGACCTCTCGTTCCAGGTCTATGCCGGGGAAATTTTTGGTCTGCTGGGGCCGAACGGCGCGGGCAAAAGCACCACGCTTCGCACGCTCATTACGTTGCTGCACCCGACCTCAGGCACGGCGACCGTCATGGGTTACGACACGGTGCGGGAGGCGGATCAGGTGCGGACTGTGATCGGATACGTGCCTCAAGAACGGGCGATCGACCGGTTTCTGACGGGTCGCGAACACCTCCAACTGCTTGGTGCGCTCTATCATCTGACGAAGGAGGAAGCGGCGAAACGTATCGACGAGCTGCTCAAACTGGTTGAGCTGGAAGCTCATGCGGACCGGCCTGCCAAGACCTATTCCGGAGGCATGAAGCGCAAACTCGACATTGCCTGTGGGTTGCTGCCGGACCCCAAAATTTTGTTCCTCGATGAGCCCACCCTCGGCCTCGACGTCCAAAGCCGTCTCCGGATTTGGGAATATGTCCGCATGCTCAAAGCCCGTGGGATGACGGTCGTGATGACGACGAACTACCTGGATGAGGCCGATCGACTCTGCGATCGACTCGCCATTATCGACGGTGGGAAGATCAAAACGCTGGGCTCACCGGCTGAGCTTAAGATCGCCCTCGGAGGGGATATCGTGGCCCTCACTCTGAAGGAGGCGAACCGAATCCCATCGTTGGAATCCGACCTAATCGGCCGTCCGGCCATCAAGACCGTGAAGGCAACCACCAAGGGCCTGGATATCAGGGTAGAATCGCCCGAAAAGGCCTTGCCCACCATTCTCGAATCGGCCAATCGTTTAGGGTGCGACATCGAATTTATTCAATACAATCGTCCGCGCTTAGACGATGTGTTTATCGCGCATACAGGAAGAGCCATCACCGAATCGCCTCCCGAAGTCGAGTCTGAGTAA
- a CDS encoding LON peptidase substrate-binding domain-containing protein: MQTDREREPSERSASKHAQPFPIPSRLPVFPLPNVVFFPKTYLPLHIFEPRYRRMVADATMGGQCIAMALLKEGWEPDYYENPAIYPSLCIGRIMSVQPLPDGRSNILLQGLERCEISEEHFDKPYREATVRITPMRSDEGLTKGVRRALIDMLGRYLQAREDSAAWQGFFRDEVSDEVLVNTLSTYLDCTPLEKQFLLEADGLHQRARRLNDLVQFMLHEHPDTKG; encoded by the coding sequence ATGCAGACTGATCGTGAGCGGGAGCCGTCGGAGCGGAGTGCGTCCAAGCATGCCCAACCTTTTCCGATTCCCAGTCGCCTTCCGGTGTTCCCACTACCCAACGTCGTCTTTTTTCCCAAGACGTATCTGCCACTCCACATTTTTGAACCACGCTATCGCCGGATGGTCGCCGATGCAACGATGGGCGGTCAATGTATTGCCATGGCACTGCTGAAGGAAGGATGGGAGCCGGACTACTATGAGAATCCGGCAATCTATCCCTCGCTCTGTATCGGACGGATCATGAGTGTGCAACCCTTGCCGGACGGTCGCTCCAACATTTTACTGCAAGGGCTCGAACGGTGTGAGATTTCCGAAGAACATTTCGACAAGCCCTATCGCGAGGCGACGGTTCGCATCACGCCCATGCGTTCCGACGAGGGGCTGACGAAAGGCGTTCGACGCGCACTGATCGACATGCTCGGGCGATACCTTCAGGCGAGAGAGGATAGCGCGGCGTGGCAAGGGTTTTTTCGTGATGAAGTCAGCGACGAAGTCTTGGTCAACACCCTCTCGACCTACCTGGACTGCACACCCTTGGAGAAACAATTTCTACTGGAAGCGGACGGACTCCACCAACGGGCTCGTCGATTGAACGATTTGGTTCAATTCATGCTGCACGAACATCCCGACACGAAGGGCTAG
- a CDS encoding PepSY domain-containing protein — translation MRQIVMAALAAGIVLALGGTAIADKKGEKHKSKIEMAEEAKVTIDQAIKTASEKVPGHVIEAELEKKHDKTVWEVEIVTDDKMIKEVHVDADSGAIIDVEDKGKEHKDKGKH, via the coding sequence ATGAGACAGATTGTCATGGCAGCGTTGGCGGCGGGAATCGTCTTGGCGTTGGGTGGGACTGCGATTGCCGATAAGAAGGGAGAGAAGCACAAGTCCAAGATTGAAATGGCGGAAGAAGCGAAGGTCACGATTGATCAGGCGATCAAGACGGCGTCCGAGAAGGTGCCAGGCCACGTCATTGAGGCTGAGCTGGAAAAGAAACATGACAAGACGGTGTGGGAAGTTGAAATCGTGACGGATGACAAGATGATTAAGGAAGTGCATGTCGATGCAGATTCCGGCGCCATTATCGATGTGGAAGACAAGGGCAAGGAACACAAGGACAAAGGGAAGCATTGA
- a CDS encoding tryptophan 2,3-dioxygenase family protein: MSVEPPSLQADRQLTYGDYLRIRELLRLQSPLSSPMAHDELLFIIIHQTYELWFKLLLHELDAVVVNLRATTRLPGSRDEVYEAARLLRRCTEIARLLVEQFTVLETMLPTHFLAFRDRLRPASGFQSEQFRELEFLCGLKDERMLDLHEPAPELFAALQRRLREPSLRDVLFEALAAMDMAPPMSQDAAESERFRLRAQMIVAVYRKEGEHRDWIDVCERLTEFDELLVAWRLRHIQMVERTIGMSRGTGGSSGASYLRATLDKKFFPELWEARSLMCENQHGS; encoded by the coding sequence ATGAGCGTTGAGCCGCCATCTTTGCAAGCCGACCGGCAGCTGACGTACGGCGATTACCTTCGGATTCGCGAACTGTTGCGTCTGCAATCTCCCCTCTCCTCGCCGATGGCCCATGACGAACTGCTTTTTATCATCATTCATCAGACCTACGAGCTCTGGTTCAAATTGTTATTGCACGAACTGGATGCGGTTGTGGTGAATCTACGCGCCACGACAAGGCTGCCTGGTTCGCGAGACGAGGTATATGAGGCGGCTCGCTTGTTACGGCGATGCACCGAAATCGCCAGACTCCTGGTCGAACAATTCACCGTCCTGGAAACAATGTTGCCGACGCACTTTCTGGCCTTTCGTGATCGGCTACGGCCCGCGAGCGGGTTTCAGTCCGAACAGTTTCGCGAACTGGAGTTTCTCTGCGGTCTCAAGGATGAGCGGATGTTGGACCTGCACGAGCCGGCCCCGGAACTGTTCGCCGCGCTTCAGCGGCGGCTGCGAGAGCCGTCCCTCCGCGATGTACTGTTCGAAGCGCTGGCGGCGATGGACATGGCACCTCCGATGTCCCAGGACGCTGCGGAGAGCGAGCGTTTCCGGTTGCGGGCCCAGATGATCGTCGCGGTGTATCGGAAAGAGGGGGAGCATCGCGATTGGATTGATGTCTGTGAACGATTGACGGAGTTCGATGAGCTGCTCGTCGCCTGGCGCCTGCGGCACATTCAAATGGTGGAACGGACCATCGGGATGAGCCGGGGGACCGGCGGCAGCAGCGGCGCATCCTATCTCAGAGCGACCTTGGATAAGAAGTTTTTCCCCGAGCTGTGGGAAGCCCGATCCCTCATGTGTGAAAACCAGCATGGATCGTGA
- a CDS encoding MBL fold metallo-hydrolase: protein MRLTILGSGTNVHPTRAAAGYLVRTDHLILLDFGPRTLMNLIKTGVDRHRITHILFSHFHADHFSDFITFFFDAVIYTKYGGGHRPGLTLIGPKGTIRLLQSIMRSFPSFSPAPFRVILKEVSGKPFTIGDTRIVPKPVVHVPDLSSVGYRIEHRGKTIVYSGDVQYCDALVALCKDADLAVLDCSFPSNRPGAAHLHAGQCGQVAKEAGIGQLVLSHFYPVADRYDVKAQAGEQFEGKIWKGKDLLTIRV from the coding sequence ATGCGTCTGACTATTCTTGGCTCCGGTACCAATGTGCATCCCACAAGAGCCGCGGCTGGCTACCTTGTGCGCACAGATCACCTCATTTTATTGGATTTCGGCCCGCGCACCTTGATGAACCTGATCAAAACCGGTGTCGACCGACACAGGATCACGCACATCTTGTTCTCCCATTTTCATGCCGATCACTTCTCCGATTTCATCACGTTCTTCTTTGACGCAGTGATCTACACCAAATACGGAGGAGGCCATCGCCCAGGGCTGACCCTGATCGGTCCGAAAGGCACGATCCGTCTCTTACAGTCGATCATGCGCAGTTTTCCCAGTTTTTCGCCGGCACCGTTCCGCGTCATCCTCAAGGAAGTATCCGGCAAACCCTTTACGATCGGGGACACCCGTATCGTTCCCAAACCCGTCGTCCATGTTCCCGATCTCTCGTCCGTCGGCTATCGGATTGAGCACCGAGGCAAGACGATCGTGTACTCGGGAGATGTTCAATATTGCGATGCCCTTGTTGCTCTGTGCAAAGATGCCGACCTTGCCGTGCTCGATTGCTCGTTCCCGTCCAATCGTCCAGGAGCCGCCCATCTGCACGCCGGACAGTGCGGTCAGGTGGCGAAGGAGGCCGGCATCGGCCAACTGGTGCTCTCGCACTTCTATCCGGTCGCGGATCGATACGATGTCAAAGCGCAAGCGGGGGAGCAGTTTGAGGGGAAGATTTGGAAGGGAAAGGATCTGTTGACGATCCGGGTCTAG
- a CDS encoding aminotransferase class V-fold PLP-dependent enzyme gives MDELLSYRKDFPILDRTLYMISHSLGAMPARVYDRLREFADLWATRGIRAWAEGWWEMPVSTGDKVARIIGADPGTVVMHQNVSVCQSLIASCFDLTQQRNKVVYEALNFPSVMYVYEAHVRAAGGRLVVVPSDDGLTIDTERLLDAIDEETLLVPISHVLFKSAYIQDVQTVVHKAHSVGAKVVLDVYQSAGTVPLDVKALDVDFVVGGSVKWLCGGPGAGFLYVHPALHHTLEPKVTGWMAHREPFAFEPGPVTYAPDIHRFLHGSPGIPALYAAESGYETILAAGVGKIRAKSIRQTSRLVELADQYGWQVKSPRDRDKRGGMVAVDVPHAAAVVRELARREILVDFRPGVGIRIAPHFYTADDEIDATMQAIHSILETKAYEPHLSAGGAQF, from the coding sequence ATGGATGAGCTGCTGTCGTACCGGAAGGATTTCCCCATCCTTGACCGGACCCTCTACATGATCAGTCACTCGTTGGGTGCGATGCCGGCTCGCGTCTACGACCGTCTGCGCGAGTTTGCCGATCTTTGGGCCACGCGCGGCATCCGGGCATGGGCCGAGGGCTGGTGGGAAATGCCGGTGAGCACCGGCGACAAGGTCGCCCGCATCATCGGTGCCGATCCAGGGACCGTGGTGATGCACCAGAACGTGTCCGTCTGTCAGTCGCTCATTGCATCCTGTTTTGATCTGACCCAGCAGCGTAACAAAGTGGTCTACGAAGCCTTGAATTTCCCTTCCGTGATGTATGTCTATGAGGCGCATGTGCGCGCCGCCGGAGGACGCCTTGTTGTGGTTCCCAGCGATGACGGACTGACCATCGATACGGAGCGTCTGCTGGACGCCATTGATGAGGAGACGCTTCTGGTGCCCATCTCGCACGTGCTGTTCAAGAGCGCGTACATTCAGGATGTCCAGACCGTCGTTCACAAGGCCCATTCGGTGGGCGCGAAGGTTGTGTTGGACGTGTACCAGTCGGCAGGCACCGTGCCTCTTGACGTCAAGGCTCTCGACGTTGATTTTGTGGTAGGCGGGTCCGTGAAATGGCTCTGCGGCGGTCCAGGGGCCGGATTCCTCTATGTGCATCCGGCGCTGCACCACACACTGGAGCCGAAGGTGACTGGGTGGATGGCGCACCGAGAACCCTTTGCCTTCGAGCCAGGCCCCGTCACCTACGCTCCCGACATCCACCGCTTTCTCCATGGATCGCCCGGCATCCCGGCGTTGTATGCGGCGGAAAGCGGCTACGAGACCATTCTTGCGGCCGGCGTCGGGAAGATCCGGGCAAAATCGATCCGGCAGACTTCCCGGTTGGTCGAGCTGGCGGATCAGTATGGATGGCAGGTCAAGTCGCCGCGAGACAGGGACAAGCGAGGCGGCATGGTCGCGGTTGATGTCCCCCATGCAGCCGCCGTGGTGCGTGAGTTGGCTCGCCGCGAGATCCTTGTGGACTTTCGGCCCGGCGTCGGCATTCGAATCGCGCCACACTTCTATACTGCCGATGACGAGATCGATGCCACGATGCAGGCCATCCACTCCATCCTCGAGACCAAAGCCTATGAGCCGCATCTATCGGCAGGCGGCGCACAATTCTAG